The Vibrio echinoideorum genome includes a region encoding these proteins:
- the hslU gene encoding HslU--HslV peptidase ATPase subunit — protein MSEMTPREIVHELNRHIIGQDNAKRSVAIALRNRWRRMQLEESLRVEVSPKNILMIGPTGVGKTEIARRLAKLANAPFIKVEATKFTEVGYVGKEVETIIRDLTDVAIKMTHQQAMEKVQYRAEEQAEERILDALLPPARDAWGQNEQSTEETTSSNTRQIFRKKLREGKLDDKEIEIDVAAPQMGVEIMSPPGMEEMTNQLQGMFQNLAGDTKKKRKMKIKDAFKALTEEEASKLVNQEELKESAIFNAENNGIVFIDEIDKICKRGDSSGPDVSREGVQRDLLPLIEGSTVSTKHGMVKTDHILFITSGAFQVARPSDLIPELQGRLPIRVELEALSAHDFKRILTEPKASLTEQYIALMKTEDVNIEFTEDGINQIADAAWRVNETTENIGARRLHTVMERLMDEISFDATDRAGSKLVIDEAYVISKLGELVEDEDLSRFIL, from the coding sequence ATGTCTGAGATGACTCCTCGCGAAATCGTTCACGAACTGAATCGCCATATTATTGGCCAAGACAACGCAAAACGTTCAGTTGCTATCGCACTGCGTAACCGTTGGCGCCGTATGCAGCTTGAAGAAAGCTTGCGTGTTGAAGTATCACCAAAAAATATCCTAATGATCGGCCCAACGGGTGTAGGTAAAACTGAAATTGCTCGCCGCTTAGCAAAGCTTGCTAATGCGCCGTTCATTAAAGTAGAAGCGACTAAGTTCACCGAAGTTGGCTACGTTGGTAAAGAAGTTGAGACCATCATTCGTGATCTTACGGATGTCGCGATCAAAATGACACACCAACAAGCGATGGAAAAAGTACAATACCGCGCTGAAGAACAAGCTGAAGAGCGTATTCTTGATGCTCTTTTACCGCCAGCACGTGATGCTTGGGGTCAAAATGAGCAATCAACTGAAGAGACTACCTCTTCAAACACTCGCCAAATTTTCCGTAAGAAACTACGTGAAGGTAAGCTAGACGACAAAGAAATCGAAATCGATGTCGCTGCACCGCAAATGGGCGTTGAAATCATGTCACCTCCAGGCATGGAAGAGATGACCAACCAGCTACAAGGCATGTTCCAAAACCTAGCTGGCGACACCAAGAAAAAGCGCAAGATGAAAATCAAAGACGCATTCAAAGCACTGACGGAAGAAGAAGCTTCGAAGCTTGTGAACCAAGAAGAGCTAAAAGAGAGCGCGATTTTCAACGCTGAAAATAACGGCATTGTATTCATCGATGAGATCGACAAAATCTGTAAGCGTGGCGACAGTTCAGGTCCAGATGTATCTCGTGAAGGTGTTCAACGTGACTTACTGCCTCTAATTGAAGGCAGCACAGTATCGACTAAGCACGGTATGGTAAAAACTGATCACATCTTGTTTATCACATCAGGTGCATTCCAAGTGGCTAGGCCATCAGACTTAATCCCTGAACTACAGGGCCGTCTGCCTATCCGCGTAGAACTTGAAGCGCTTTCAGCACATGACTTTAAACGTATCCTAACTGAGCCAAAAGCATCTCTAACAGAGCAATACATTGCCCTGATGAAAACAGAAGATGTGAACATTGAGTTCACTGAAGATGGCATCAACCAAATCGCTGACGCTGCATGGCGTGTTAACGAAACCACTGAGAACATCGGTGCGCGTCGTCTACACACAGTAATGGAGCGCCTAATGGATGAGATTTCATTCGACGCAACAGACAGAGCAGGCAGCAAATTGGTGATTGATGAAGCTTATGTAATATCTAAGCTTGGCGAGCTCGTAGAAGACGAAGACCTAAGTCGCTTCATCCTGTAG
- the hslV gene encoding ATP-dependent protease subunit HslV produces MTTIVSVRRNNKVVIAGDGQVSLGNTVMKGNARKVRRLYNNKVLAGFAGGTADAFTLFEKFESKLQMHQGHLTKAAVELAKEWRSDRALRKLEALLAVADETASLIITGNGDVVQPENDLIAIGSGGNFAQAAATALLENTDLDAREIAEKSLNIAGDICVFTNHHHTVEELESTVELPKPE; encoded by the coding sequence GTGACTACCATAGTATCTGTACGTCGTAATAATAAAGTCGTCATCGCGGGTGATGGACAAGTATCTCTAGGCAATACTGTAATGAAGGGCAATGCCCGTAAAGTACGTCGCCTATACAACAACAAAGTACTGGCTGGTTTTGCTGGTGGTACTGCTGATGCTTTTACGCTATTCGAAAAATTTGAAAGCAAGCTGCAAATGCACCAAGGCCACCTAACCAAAGCTGCCGTTGAGCTTGCGAAGGAATGGCGTAGTGATCGCGCTCTACGAAAATTAGAAGCTCTACTTGCTGTTGCGGATGAAACAGCTTCACTGATCATCACAGGTAATGGCGATGTTGTTCAGCCTGAAAATGACCTAATTGCGATCGGATCCGGCGGTAACTTTGCGCAAGCTGCTGCAACGGCTCTATTAGAAAATACAGATTTAGATGCTCGTGAAATCGCAGAAAAGTCGCTGAATATTGCTGGCGATATCTGTGTGTTCACCAACCATCATCACACTGTTGAAGAACTAGAAAGCACCGTTGAATTACCAAAACCAGAGTAA
- a CDS encoding SPOR domain-containing protein, whose translation MANRDYVKRGRGTKKTTKKQAPRRKPWRSGLLAILLAGGFGYGLYLLSNDPEPPTPAPVVSKPKPKPTKVIPPPPEEKWDYVETLPSREIEVKAKEQQISKIPYVMQCGAYKTSSQAEARKLDIAFQGISSEIRKKDGSSWYRVVLGPYKLKRDAERDRHKLQRAKIEPCAIWKDTD comes from the coding sequence GTGGCTAATAGAGATTATGTAAAGCGCGGTCGTGGCACAAAAAAAACGACTAAGAAACAAGCCCCTCGCCGTAAACCTTGGCGCAGTGGTCTTTTGGCGATCCTGCTTGCCGGCGGGTTTGGCTACGGACTTTACTTACTGAGTAATGACCCTGAGCCACCAACACCGGCACCAGTGGTTAGTAAACCTAAGCCAAAACCAACCAAAGTAATTCCACCACCTCCTGAAGAGAAGTGGGATTACGTTGAAACGCTGCCAAGCCGCGAGATTGAAGTTAAAGCGAAAGAGCAGCAGATATCAAAGATCCCTTACGTTATGCAGTGTGGTGCTTACAAAACATCTTCACAAGCAGAAGCTCGTAAGTTAGATATTGCCTTCCAAGGTATCTCAAGCGAAATCCGCAAGAAAGATGGCAGCAGCTGGTATCGTGTGGTTCTTGGACCATACAAACTGAAGCGCGATGCCGAGCGAGATCGCCATAAACTGCAACGTGCCAAAATCGAGCCTTGCGCGATTTGGAAAGACACGGACTAA
- the cytR gene encoding DNA-binding transcriptional regulator CytR, whose translation MATMKDVAQLAGVSTATVSRALMNPEKVSVSTRKRVEAAVLEAGYSPNTLARNLRRNESKTIITIVPDICDPYFAEIIRGIEDAAVENDYLVLLGDSGQQKKRESSFVNLVFTKQADGMLLLGTDHPFDVSKPEQKNLPPMVMACEFAPELELPTVHIDNLTSAFEAVNYLAQLGHKRIAQISGPATATLCKFRQQGYQQALRRAGVSMNPAYSTVGDFTFEAGAKAVRQLLALPEQPTAIFCHNDAMAIGAIQEAKKLGLRVPQDLSIVGFDDIQFAQYCDPPLTTISQPRYEIGRQAMLMMLDLLKGNDVQAGSRLLEAKLVVRGSTAPPRI comes from the coding sequence ATGGCGACAATGAAGGATGTTGCCCAGCTAGCAGGCGTCTCAACTGCAACGGTATCACGTGCATTGATGAACCCTGAAAAAGTCTCGGTTTCTACTCGTAAACGAGTGGAAGCAGCAGTACTTGAAGCTGGATACTCACCCAATACATTAGCTAGAAATTTACGTCGCAACGAATCAAAAACCATCATCACTATCGTTCCTGATATCTGTGACCCTTATTTCGCCGAGATCATTCGTGGCATCGAAGACGCCGCAGTAGAAAATGATTACCTCGTTCTACTTGGCGACAGTGGTCAACAAAAGAAACGTGAATCATCATTTGTAAACTTAGTCTTCACCAAACAAGCTGATGGCATGTTGCTGCTTGGAACTGATCATCCATTTGATGTCAGCAAACCTGAACAAAAAAATTTACCGCCAATGGTTATGGCCTGTGAATTTGCTCCTGAGCTTGAATTACCTACAGTACACATCGATAACCTAACCTCTGCATTTGAGGCGGTTAACTACCTAGCTCAATTAGGTCATAAGCGTATTGCTCAAATATCTGGGCCCGCGACTGCAACCCTGTGTAAGTTCCGTCAACAAGGTTACCAACAAGCCCTACGCCGCGCTGGAGTATCAATGAACCCTGCTTACAGCACAGTGGGTGATTTTACCTTTGAAGCTGGTGCGAAAGCGGTTCGTCAATTATTGGCACTTCCAGAGCAACCAACCGCGATTTTCTGTCATAACGATGCGATGGCGATTGGTGCAATTCAAGAAGCGAAGAAGTTAGGCTTACGTGTTCCTCAAGATCTATCAATTGTTGGCTTCGATGACATCCAATTCGCTCAATACTGCGATCCACCGCTAACGACGATTTCTCAGCCTCGTTACGAGATTGGACGTCAAGCCATGTTAATGATGCTTGATCTCCTTAAAGGTAACGATGTTCAAGCGGGTTCACGTCTGCTTGAAGCTAAATTGGTGGTTCGAGGCAGTACTGCACCACCACGAATTTAA
- the priA gene encoding primosomal protein N': MRPMIARVALPVPLDKQFDYKIPNHLFPIIGGRVSVPFGRQTLTGIVTALVNESEFELDKLKPIKALLDNQPVWPESVYSLLVWCSQFYQYPLGETLANALPSALRKGKAADFATLVEWRLTTSGRDQLMQGFGRAVKQAKVMQMLEHGPVPHQEFIDEEVGSAVLKTLEEKGWIESVEKKPKRQAWPVDLENDQDKPKLNEEQAIAIATVNSQTDFSCFLLEGVTGSGKTEVYLNMIKPILDQGKQALVLVPEIGLTPQTINRFKRRFNVPIEVIHSGLNDSERLNAWLSARDKIAGIVIGTRSALFTPFADLGIIIVDEEHDASYKQQDSLRYHARDVAIMRAHKAQIPVVLGSATPAFETLHNAQIGKYSHLTLTSRAGVALPTTNKVLDVKGEYLESGLSASLIAEMQRHLKAGNQVMLFLNRRGFSPALMCHDCGWTAECKRCDAYYTYHQYSNEMRCHHCGSQQHIVHNCQGCGSSNLVTVGVGTEQLEAQLGQLFPEYKTIRIDRDSTRRKGSLESALESIRKGEFKILIGTQMLAKGHHFPDVTLVALLDVDASLYSSDFRASERLAQLFTQVAGRAGRASKPGEVILQTHHPEHGLLQALLHKDYNHFAQTALAERKQTMLPPYTFMTLFRAEANDTRLVEEFLRQVRHTLESHPLFDQYCMVLGPTPAPLAKRAGKSRWQLILQTQTRSLMQKLLMSAKPAINLLPAAKKVRWSLDIEPQDLS, from the coding sequence ATGCGTCCAATGATTGCCCGTGTGGCACTGCCTGTTCCACTAGACAAGCAGTTCGATTACAAGATTCCCAACCACCTGTTTCCAATTATTGGCGGTCGAGTCTCTGTGCCATTTGGACGACAAACCTTAACTGGCATCGTCACGGCTCTGGTTAACGAATCGGAATTCGAGTTAGATAAACTCAAGCCCATTAAAGCCTTATTAGATAATCAGCCTGTTTGGCCTGAATCGGTCTACTCACTATTAGTGTGGTGTAGCCAATTTTATCAGTATCCTCTTGGTGAAACCCTTGCTAACGCACTACCGAGCGCCTTAAGAAAAGGCAAAGCCGCTGACTTCGCGACGCTTGTTGAATGGCGACTGACGACATCAGGCAGGGACCAGCTCATGCAAGGTTTTGGTCGCGCAGTCAAACAAGCCAAAGTCATGCAAATGCTTGAACACGGCCCTGTTCCTCATCAAGAGTTCATTGACGAGGAAGTAGGCAGCGCAGTGCTCAAGACGCTGGAAGAAAAAGGTTGGATTGAATCGGTAGAGAAAAAGCCGAAACGCCAGGCATGGCCAGTTGATCTCGAAAACGACCAAGATAAGCCAAAGCTCAATGAAGAGCAGGCTATCGCAATTGCGACAGTAAATAGCCAAACCGATTTTAGCTGCTTTTTATTAGAAGGAGTCACCGGCTCAGGTAAGACCGAAGTCTACCTCAATATGATTAAGCCGATTCTCGACCAAGGTAAACAAGCGTTAGTCTTAGTGCCTGAAATAGGCTTAACACCTCAAACGATTAATCGCTTTAAGCGACGCTTCAATGTGCCAATTGAGGTCATCCACTCTGGTTTAAACGATTCCGAACGACTGAACGCTTGGTTATCGGCTCGCGATAAAATAGCAGGTATTGTCATCGGTACACGCTCGGCGCTGTTCACACCCTTTGCCGATTTGGGCATTATTATTGTCGATGAAGAACATGACGCTTCATATAAACAACAAGATAGCCTGCGTTACCACGCTCGTGATGTCGCGATCATGCGAGCTCATAAAGCTCAGATTCCCGTCGTCCTTGGATCCGCTACTCCCGCTTTTGAAACGCTACACAACGCGCAGATAGGTAAATATAGTCACCTTACCCTCACCTCTCGTGCGGGTGTCGCACTGCCAACTACCAATAAAGTATTGGATGTGAAGGGCGAATATCTAGAAAGCGGTTTGTCGGCCTCTTTGATTGCTGAAATGCAAAGACACCTCAAAGCAGGCAATCAGGTAATGTTGTTTCTCAATCGCCGTGGATTTTCCCCAGCATTGATGTGTCACGATTGTGGTTGGACGGCTGAATGTAAACGCTGTGACGCTTACTACACCTATCACCAATACAGTAACGAGATGCGCTGCCACCATTGTGGATCTCAACAACATATCGTACATAACTGCCAAGGCTGTGGCTCATCCAACTTAGTAACGGTTGGTGTCGGCACTGAACAATTAGAAGCTCAGCTTGGTCAGCTATTTCCAGAATACAAAACGATTCGTATTGACCGCGACAGTACTCGCCGAAAAGGTAGCTTAGAAAGTGCCCTAGAATCGATTCGTAAGGGTGAATTTAAAATTCTAATTGGTACGCAGATGCTTGCGAAAGGTCACCACTTTCCTGACGTGACACTTGTGGCGTTATTGGATGTTGATGCCTCTTTATATAGCAGTGACTTTCGCGCCTCTGAAAGACTGGCGCAGTTATTCACTCAGGTTGCAGGGCGTGCAGGGCGTGCCAGTAAACCAGGTGAGGTTATCTTACAAACTCACCATCCAGAACATGGATTGCTGCAAGCGCTACTGCACAAAGACTATAACCACTTTGCTCAGACAGCTCTGGCCGAACGCAAACAAACGATGTTGCCACCTTATACGTTTATGACGTTGTTCAGAGCGGAAGCCAACGATACGCGCTTGGTTGAAGAATTTTTGCGTCAAGTTCGTCATACATTAGAATCACATCCATTGTTTGACCAATATTGCATGGTGCTAGGTCCAACGCCTGCCCCACTCGCAAAACGTGCAGGTAAATCTCGCTGGCAACTGATATTACAAACACAGACTCGTTCATTAATGCAGAAGCTCTTAATGAGTGCGAAGCCAGCAATTAATCTGTTACCCGCCGCGAAAAAAGTGCGTTGGTCGCTCGATATAGAGCCTCAAGATTTAAGCTAA
- the rpmE gene encoding 50S ribosomal protein L31, whose product MKTGIHPEYKAVTATCSCGNTFEFNSTLAKESIHLDVCDKCHPFYTGKQRIVDTGGRVDRFNKRFGALSSKK is encoded by the coding sequence ATGAAAACTGGTATCCACCCAGAATACAAAGCAGTTACTGCAACTTGTTCTTGCGGCAACACATTTGAGTTCAACTCAACGCTTGCAAAAGAATCTATTCACCTAGACGTATGTGACAAATGTCACCCATTCTACACTGGTAAGCAACGTATCGTAGATACGGGCGGCCGTGTTGATCGCTTCAACAAGCGTTTCGGTGCTCTTTCTAGCAAGAAGTAA
- a CDS encoding malic enzyme-like NAD(P)-binding protein, whose product MSEDSRQDQSSQELSPQEQFRQQALDYHEFPIPGKIAVALTKPANSAEDLALAYSPGVAEPVREIAQNVENVYKYTGKGNMVAVISNGTAILGLGNLGPIASKPVMEGKALLFKRFAGLDSIDIEVKHRTIDEFVDTVANIADTFGGINLEDIKAPDCFEIERRLIERCDVPVFHDDQHGTAIVTAAGMLNAIELQGKKLEECKIVCLGAGAAAVACMELLIKCGAQREKIYMLDRKGVIHTRREDLNEYKALFANNTDKRTLEDVIEGADLFLGVSGPNLLPAKALTLMADKPVVFACSNPDPEIKPELAHEVRTDLIMGTGRSDYPNQVNNVLCFPFIFRGALDVRASEINDEMKLAAVKAIRELAKEEVPAEVLAAAGETALEFGKGYIIPKPMDPRLLPCVAKAVAVAAVESGVARIEMPANYMV is encoded by the coding sequence ATGTCTGAAGACAGCCGCCAAGATCAATCCTCTCAAGAATTATCGCCTCAAGAACAATTCCGTCAGCAAGCTCTTGATTACCATGAGTTCCCAATTCCAGGCAAAATTGCCGTAGCACTGACGAAGCCTGCAAATTCTGCAGAAGACCTAGCACTCGCATACAGCCCTGGCGTGGCTGAGCCAGTTCGAGAGATCGCACAGAACGTAGAGAACGTTTACAAGTACACAGGTAAAGGCAACATGGTTGCTGTTATCTCTAATGGTACGGCGATTCTTGGCTTAGGTAACCTTGGCCCAATTGCTTCTAAACCTGTAATGGAAGGTAAAGCGCTACTGTTTAAGCGTTTTGCTGGTTTAGATTCTATCGATATTGAAGTAAAACACCGCACAATCGATGAGTTCGTTGATACGGTTGCGAATATCGCGGATACATTCGGCGGTATTAACCTAGAAGACATCAAGGCACCAGACTGTTTTGAGATTGAACGTCGCTTGATTGAGCGTTGTGATGTACCTGTATTCCACGATGACCAACACGGTACTGCGATTGTAACGGCAGCGGGTATGCTGAACGCAATTGAGCTTCAAGGTAAAAAACTTGAAGAGTGTAAGATCGTTTGTTTAGGTGCTGGCGCGGCAGCCGTTGCTTGTATGGAGCTGTTGATTAAGTGTGGCGCTCAGCGTGAGAAAATTTACATGCTGGACCGTAAAGGTGTGATTCATACTCGTCGTGAAGACTTGAATGAGTACAAAGCGCTGTTCGCAAACAATACGGATAAACGTACGCTTGAAGATGTTATCGAAGGTGCTGACCTTTTCTTGGGTGTATCTGGCCCTAACCTATTACCAGCTAAAGCACTAACGCTGATGGCTGATAAGCCGGTAGTGTTTGCATGTTCAAACCCAGATCCAGAGATCAAGCCTGAGCTTGCTCACGAAGTTCGTACCGACCTTATTATGGGTACAGGCCGCAGTGATTACCCTAACCAAGTAAACAACGTACTTTGTTTCCCATTCATTTTCCGTGGTGCACTCGATGTGCGTGCGAGCGAAATCAATGATGAGATGAAGTTGGCGGCGGTTAAAGCGATTCGTGAACTAGCGAAAGAAGAAGTTCCGGCTGAAGTACTCGCCGCTGCGGGTGAGACTGCACTGGAGTTTGGCAAAGGTTACATTATTCCTAAGCCTATGGACCCACGTCTGCTTCCTTGCGTAGCAAAAGCGGTAGCGGTAGCAGCCGTTGAATCTGGCGTAGCTCGTATTGAGATGCCTGCTAACTATATGGTTTAA
- the metJ gene encoding met regulon transcriptional regulator MetJ produces the protein MADWNGEYISPYAEHGKKSEQVKKITVSIPLKVLKVLTDERTRRQINNLRHATNSELLCEAFLHAYTGQPLPTDEDLRKDRPDDIPAEVKELMTAMGIEFEAFDEE, from the coding sequence ATGGCCGACTGGAATGGTGAATACATAAGCCCATATGCTGAGCATGGAAAGAAAAGCGAACAGGTAAAAAAAATTACAGTTTCTATCCCTCTAAAAGTGTTAAAGGTTCTCACTGACGAGCGCACTCGCCGCCAGATTAATAACCTACGCCATGCAACAAACAGTGAGCTACTGTGCGAAGCCTTTCTACATGCGTACACAGGCCAACCACTGCCAACGGATGAAGACCTTCGTAAAGATCGCCCAGATGATATCCCTGCAGAAGTAAAAGAACTGATGACAGCAATGGGTATCGAATTCGAAGCGTTTGACGAAGAATAA
- a CDS encoding O-succinylhomoserine (thiol)-lyase, which produces MSSRKPATIAVRTGIESDTQHHAVVPPIYLSTNYGFPAFGEVPKYDYTRSGNPNRGLLETALFELESGKGAVVTNCGTSALNLWVSAFLGGDDLIIAPHDCYGGTYRLFNTRSIKGDFKVLFVDQSDQVALDAAIALKPKLILLETPSNPLVRVVDIAETCRKAKKVGALVAVDNTFLTPVFQKPLELGADFVIHSTTKFINGHSDVIGGVVVTKTEEHAEELAWWGNCIGATGTPFDSYMTLRGIRTLGARMRVHEESSREILTSLQQQDLVGTIYHPSLPDHPGHDIAKKQQSGFGSMLSFEFSGSFDALKYFVGELELFSLAESLGGVESLICHPASMTHRAMGEEALAEAGISQQLLRLSVGLEDAEDLIDDLKQAFEKTQRFIAEGEG; this is translated from the coding sequence ATGAGCAGCCGGAAGCCAGCAACCATCGCCGTACGTACTGGCATCGAGTCAGACACTCAACATCATGCCGTAGTTCCACCTATTTATCTGTCGACTAACTACGGTTTTCCCGCTTTTGGTGAAGTACCAAAGTACGATTACACCCGTTCTGGTAATCCAAACCGTGGTTTATTAGAAACTGCGCTGTTTGAACTAGAATCTGGTAAAGGTGCAGTTGTCACTAACTGTGGTACGTCGGCGCTTAACTTATGGGTGTCTGCTTTCTTGGGTGGCGATGATCTTATTATCGCACCACACGATTGTTATGGTGGTACTTACCGTCTGTTTAACACGCGTTCGATCAAAGGCGACTTTAAGGTGCTGTTTGTTGATCAATCGGATCAAGTTGCGTTGGATGCGGCGATCGCACTTAAGCCAAAATTGATCTTATTAGAAACGCCATCGAATCCATTGGTTCGTGTTGTCGATATTGCAGAAACTTGCCGTAAAGCGAAAAAAGTCGGTGCATTGGTTGCTGTCGATAACACATTTTTGACGCCTGTATTCCAAAAGCCTTTAGAGCTAGGTGCCGATTTTGTTATCCATTCGACAACGAAATTCATTAACGGTCACTCAGATGTGATTGGTGGCGTAGTCGTTACTAAAACAGAAGAGCATGCTGAAGAGTTAGCTTGGTGGGGCAACTGCATTGGTGCGACTGGCACACCATTTGATAGCTACATGACGCTACGCGGTATTCGTACGCTTGGTGCTCGTATGCGTGTTCATGAAGAGAGTTCTCGTGAAATCCTAACTTCGCTACAACAACAAGATCTGGTTGGCACTATTTATCACCCAAGCTTACCTGATCATCCTGGTCATGATATCGCGAAGAAACAGCAGTCTGGCTTTGGTTCAATGTTGAGTTTTGAATTTTCGGGTTCATTCGACGCGCTTAAATATTTTGTTGGCGAGTTAGAGTTGTTCTCTTTGGCTGAATCTCTGGGTGGCGTTGAAAGCCTGATTTGTCACCCCGCGTCGATGACTCACCGTGCTATGGGTGAAGAAGCATTGGCAGAAGCTGGTATTTCTCAGCAACTATTGCGCCTCTCGGTTGGCCTTGAAGATGCCGAAGATCTGATTGACGATCTCAAACAAGCCTTTGAAAAAACACAACGCTTTATCGCTGAAGGGGAGGGTTAA